TGCAAATTGAACTCTAAGGTGAAACATGACTCAAACACCTGAAGCTTTAACGACCGAACAATTTAAACAGGCCATTATTGATAAAGGTCAGTATTATCATATCTATCATCCATTTCATGTGATGATGTATGAAGGTAAAGCCACTCAACAACAAATTCAGGCTTGGGTTGCAAACCGCTACTACTATCAAATCAATATTCCGCTCAAAGATGCCGCGATCATGGCAAATTGTCCTGATCAACGTGTGCGTCAGGAATGGATTCAGCGCATGATTGACCAAGATGGTGAATATCCTGATGGCGGTGGACGAGAAGCATGGTTACGGTTAGCCGAAGCTGTAGGCTTGAGTCGTGAGCAAGTGATTTCCGAAGAATTGGTTTTGCCGGGTGTACGATTCGCCGTAGATGCCTATGTAAATTTTGCACGCCGTGCGTCATGGCGTGAGGCAGCAAGCAGCTCTTTAACTGAGCTATTTGCACCTCAGATTCATCAGTCTCGACTTGAGTCATGGCCACAACATTACCCTTGGATTGATGACAAGGGCTATGAATATTTCCGCTCTCGTTTAAGTCAAGCACGCCGTGATGTTGAACATGGTTTAACAATCACGCTTGATTCATTTACTACTCATGAACAACAACAAAGAATGCTGGAAATATTACAGTTTAAACTGGATATTTTATGGAGCATTTTAGATGCTTTAACACTGGCATATGTACACAATGAAGCACCGTATCATAGCGTGACTCAAGAACGGGTATGGCACAAAGGACTATTTAAATGAATAAAGAACAATTTGATGTAAATCTTGTGCCTACCTGGCGCCAAGGTTATCGCTTTCAATTTGAGCCTGCTCAAAATGGCTTTGTCATTTTATATCCTGAAGGCATGATCAAATTAAATGAAAGTGCAGGGGCCATTGGACAATATATTGATGGGAAAAATAATATTTCTGCAATTATTGCCCAGCTCAAGCAACAATTTGGTGATATAGCCGAAATTGACAACGATGTTATTGATTACATGTTAGTTGCCCAGCAACAACACTGGATTGATTTAGTATGACAGAAGGTGTTGGCCTACCTTTATGGTTATTAGCGGAGTTAACTTATCGTTGCCCGCTACAATGTCCATATTGCTCAAACCCTTTAGACTACGCACAGCATAAAAATGAACTGACCACACAAGAGTGGTTTGATGTTTTTGATCAAGCGCGTCAAATGGGGGCAGTACAACTCGGTTTTTCCGGTGGTGAACCTTTGGTGCGTCAAGATCTGGAACAACTTGTGGCGCATGCACACCAACTTGGCTTCTACACCAACCTGATTACCTCAGGCATGGGACTTACCGAACAGCGTATTTCGCATTTAAAGCAAGCTGGCCTAGACCATATTCAAATTAGCTTTCAAGCGAGTGATCCGGTCGTTAATGATGCTTTGGCAGGGTCGAAACATGCTTTTGAACAAAAGTATGAAATGTGCCGACTTGTTAAGAAATATGATTATCCGATGGTCCTCAATTTTGTAATTCATCGGCATAACATTGACCAGATCGATAAAATTATTGAGCTTTGCCTAGAACTTAATGCAGATACAGTCGAGCTAGCAATTTGTCAGTTTTATGGATGGGCATTTTTAAACCGTCAGGGTTTATTACCGACACAAGAACAACTCATACGTGCTGAACGTATTACCAATGAATATCGGGAAAAGTTAAAAGCGCAAAATCATCCTTGCAAACTTATTTTTGTAGTGCCTGATTATTACGAAGAAAGGCCAAAAGCCTGTATGAATGGCTGGGGTAAAATTTTTTTTACAGTTGCTCCAGATGGTATGGCGCTGCCTTGTCACGCAGCAAGACAATTACCGATTTCTTTCCCAAATGTTCGTGAACAAAGCCTATCAAAAATCTGGTATGAGTCTACCGGTTTTAACCACTTCCGTGGTGATGCATGGATGCCAGAAGGATGCCGTAGTTGCCCAGATAAAGATCGCGATTTTGGTGGCTGTCGTTGTCAAGCTTATATGTTAACAGGTGACGCAAGTAATGCGGATCCTGTTTGTGGTAAATCGCCGTATCATCAATTCATTGAGCAGGCACGTGCCGAGAGCGAAATTGATTCCTCTCTGGAAAAATTGGTATTCCGTAATAGCCGAAATTCAAAGCAATTTACGGTTCAACAAAATATTCCGGTTCAAAATATTGTAGATGATTAGCTATGAGAAAACCGATATGAACCATGGCACATTTCCTGTTTTTGATGGCCATAATGATGTACTAACCCGATTGTGGTTAAGTGATCATAAAAATCCTGCTCAAGCTTTTATTCAAGATGGTTTAGCAGGACATCTCGATTTAAAACGTTGCCAACAAGCTGGTTTTGTTGGCGGTATATTTGCTATTTTCTTGCCGCCTTTTCATTATATTAAGCAGCATCATCCCAACAAACTCTTTGACCAAGACGCATCTGACTTCACACAACAGCAAATTGAACACATTTGTTTGGCACAGCTCGATTTAGCAAAACAACTTGCCGAGTACTCTAACGACATTCAAATTTGCACAACTGTTCAGGATATCCAGCACTGCCTAATACAGCAAAAGTTAGCCATTGTATTGCATATGGAAGGTGCTGAAGCATTACAACATAATCCAGATTTACTCGATGTATTTTATGATGCCGGGCTTCGTAGCATCGGTCCACTTTGGAATAGACCAAGTCGTTTTGGACATGGTTTAAATGCCAAGTTTCCGCATTCACCTGATACCGGAGCAGGGCTTACAAAAGAAGGTAAAGCATTTATAAAGCGCTGTGCTGATAAAAAAATGGTGATTGATGTTTCCCATATGAATGAACGAGCTTTTTGGGATACAGCTAACATTCTTCAGCAGCCAATTGTCGCAACTCACTCAAATGTTCATACTTTATGTCCACAAGCCAGAAACTTAACAGATAACCAACTTAAAGCAATTAAGGACTCTAAAGGCATAGTCGGGTTAAATTTTGATGTCGCATTTTTGCGTAAAGACGGACAGCGTGATGCAAACACATCCATTGAGGTACTTTTAGAACATCTTGAATATTTAATAGATCAAATGGGAGAAAATCATGTCGGTTTTGGTTCTGACTTTGATGGAGCACTGATTAGTCATGAAATTGAAGATGTAAGGGGACTACACCTACTGATTGAAGCAATGCAAAAGCGACATTATTCGAATGAGATTATAGAAAAAATTTGTTTTTCTAACTGGCTAACCGTGCTCAATCGCATCCTAAGTAAATAATTTATTGCTAAATATATTAAAAATAGCGAATTATTTTACATTTTTTATTGGCCGAAATGACTAAAAAAAGTACAACTAGTTTAATTGTCAACCAATTGCTAAGTTAATTAGAATCAACATTACTAAATGTAAGAACATTTGGTATTTCAGGTCTTTAGTGGTTTTCACTTACGCTCATTTCTTTTTGAGAAGTAGAAATGGGCGTTTTCTTTTGCTTAATTAAAAAATGAGAACCTCATCACAAGAATAGCCAATTAATTGCAAATCATCGCTTTCCTATCTTGACTAAAAGTTCAGCATTAAATACATTGGAATTGTATTTAAACATAAATAAGATTGCTTAAAGCAATTAATAATACTGCTTAATCCTGAAATACAGTAGAAAGCCTATTCTGTTTTGAGAATAGGCTTTTTGCTTTGTATCAAAATTTATTTTCTCAAAATATTATACTTTTTAATTAACATAAAAATTAAATACCTTACAAAAGCGGCTCAAATGAAAGCCCTTAAATAACAAAGAATATGCTATTAATTTAAGTTGATTTCTCAGAAGTTTCTCCGTCAATTGAAGAGGTGCAAAATGTTAAAGTCAATTTTAGTATTAGGAACAGGTATTGCGATTGGCATGTGTATGTACAAGAAAAAGCAAAAGAACAGTAAGAGCTTCTCTACTGATAGTGATACCGACTCATTGATTAGTAAGGATAATAATAAGAGTAAAGATGACAATTCACTCGATAATGCTGTCCAGGTTTAAAGTTAAATGCAAGGGTTCATACGTGAGCCCTTTAAATATTATTTTTTATAAAATTAATTTTACTTAAAATAAAGATAGCTTTAATAAGTTAATTTAATAATAAAACTTATTTTTAAAGATATTCCACTATTCATTTAATTATTAAATAAATATGTTTAAAACAAAAAAAACACTTCAAATGTTAAATTTTACACATTGTAGCAAAACACCCTTTACTATTTTTTATGTTAAGAATAAAAAAATGGAGATTAGAATGTCAAAGCGCCATATTTTAAAAGAAGTTAATGCGAAAAGTATGTGTGGGATGGAAATTGTGGTAGAGCAAATTTTTGAAAATACATTGGAGAAAAATTTAGCTTCGGCTGAAATCGAACAAAACTGGTTACCGCTTTCCAAGATTGTGATTTCAGATAAAGTTATCAATTTAGATCAAGATAATACCTTTGCTCATCCCAGAACAGGGAAAGTCTTTAAAGTTTTAAATTCTTAAATATTTTGGTTTTTAGCATGAATATAAAATTAGAAATGATTGAGGCGAAACAACAAAACGTTTCGCCTCAATACATTTAATTAAGATAATTTGCACTT
The window above is part of the Acinetobacter baumannii genome. Proteins encoded here:
- a CDS encoding dipeptidase, with translation MNHGTFPVFDGHNDVLTRLWLSDHKNPAQAFIQDGLAGHLDLKRCQQAGFVGGIFAIFLPPFHYIKQHHPNKLFDQDASDFTQQQIEHICLAQLDLAKQLAEYSNDIQICTTVQDIQHCLIQQKLAIVLHMEGAEALQHNPDLLDVFYDAGLRSIGPLWNRPSRFGHGLNAKFPHSPDTGAGLTKEGKAFIKRCADKKMVIDVSHMNERAFWDTANILQQPIVATHSNVHTLCPQARNLTDNQLKAIKDSKGIVGLNFDVAFLRKDGQRDANTSIEVLLEHLEYLIDQMGENHVGFGSDFDGALISHEIEDVRGLHLLIEAMQKRHYSNEIIEKICFSNWLTVLNRILSK
- the pqqE gene encoding pyrroloquinoline quinone biosynthesis protein PqqE, with the protein product MTEGVGLPLWLLAELTYRCPLQCPYCSNPLDYAQHKNELTTQEWFDVFDQARQMGAVQLGFSGGEPLVRQDLEQLVAHAHQLGFYTNLITSGMGLTEQRISHLKQAGLDHIQISFQASDPVVNDALAGSKHAFEQKYEMCRLVKKYDYPMVLNFVIHRHNIDQIDKIIELCLELNADTVELAICQFYGWAFLNRQGLLPTQEQLIRAERITNEYREKLKAQNHPCKLIFVVPDYYEERPKACMNGWGKIFFTVAPDGMALPCHAARQLPISFPNVREQSLSKIWYESTGFNHFRGDAWMPEGCRSCPDKDRDFGGCRCQAYMLTGDASNADPVCGKSPYHQFIEQARAESEIDSSLEKLVFRNSRNSKQFTVQQNIPVQNIVDD
- the pqqD gene encoding pyrroloquinoline quinone biosynthesis peptide chaperone PqqD, encoding MNKEQFDVNLVPTWRQGYRFQFEPAQNGFVILYPEGMIKLNESAGAIGQYIDGKNNISAIIAQLKQQFGDIAEIDNDVIDYMLVAQQQHWIDLV
- the pqqC gene encoding pyrroloquinoline-quinone synthase PqqC; protein product: MTQTPEALTTEQFKQAIIDKGQYYHIYHPFHVMMYEGKATQQQIQAWVANRYYYQINIPLKDAAIMANCPDQRVRQEWIQRMIDQDGEYPDGGGREAWLRLAEAVGLSREQVISEELVLPGVRFAVDAYVNFARRASWREAASSSLTELFAPQIHQSRLESWPQHYPWIDDKGYEYFRSRLSQARRDVEHGLTITLDSFTTHEQQQRMLEILQFKLDILWSILDALTLAYVHNEAPYHSVTQERVWHKGLFK